A genome region from Pseudoalteromonas tetraodonis includes the following:
- a CDS encoding septal ring lytic transglycosylase RlpA family protein, which yields MRLYKQLIIIILVSLFLSACSSSNSRYSMRHDAAPLRAPTELEMQDAIVTQVIKSASTTRPYEVLGKRYTPMLDETGYSETGIASWYGRKFHGYHTSNGEIYDMFAMTAAHKTLPLPSFVRVTNTANGKSIIVRVNDRGPFHDNRIIDLSYAAAYKLGYHKYGTAEVKLEAITLADTHARKTYVQVAAGSTLANIEALASTLREQYKLPTNIVEKDAIYRLHLGPIKDAQHAQQVLETLKQNQFQNAFLLYTQ from the coding sequence ATGCGCCTTTACAAACAACTTATAATTATTATTCTCGTTAGCCTCTTTTTAAGTGCATGCAGCAGTTCAAATAGTCGTTACAGCATGCGCCATGATGCGGCGCCGCTTCGTGCACCGACCGAATTAGAAATGCAAGATGCCATTGTTACTCAAGTTATTAAAAGTGCGAGTACTACGCGCCCCTACGAAGTGCTTGGCAAACGTTATACCCCGATGCTCGATGAAACCGGCTATTCAGAAACGGGCATTGCTTCGTGGTATGGCCGTAAATTTCATGGGTATCACACCTCTAATGGCGAAATTTACGACATGTTCGCGATGACCGCAGCCCATAAAACGTTGCCTTTACCTAGTTTTGTGCGGGTAACAAATACGGCTAATGGCAAATCAATTATTGTTCGTGTTAATGACCGTGGCCCCTTTCATGATAATAGAATTATTGACCTTTCTTATGCCGCTGCATACAAACTTGGATACCATAAGTATGGTACAGCAGAGGTTAAGCTAGAAGCCATTACTCTAGCCGATACCCATGCACGAAAAACCTACGTTCAAGTTGCCGCGGGCAGTACCTTAGCCAACATAGAAGCGTTAGCAAGTACACTGCGAGAACAGTATAAGTTACCGACAAATATCGTTGAAAAAGACGCTATTTATAGATTGCACTTAGGGCCAATAAAAGATGCCCAACATGCGCAACAAGTACTAGAAACATTAAAACAAAATCAATTTCAAAACGCGTTCTTGCTTTACACTCAGTAA
- a CDS encoding serine hydrolase, which translates to MKSIKHKILTGVCGLVCSAAVFSATAQIIPAPPQVNAKGYFLVDFTTGKVIAQGEADTKLAPASLTKMMTSYVIGTEINAGNIAPTDMVTVSEKAWAKNFPESSKMFIEVGKQVSVDDLNHGIIIQSGNDACVAMAEHIAGSESAFADLMNAHAEKIGMTNTHFVNSHGLDTDAHYTTPRDMATLGAALIRDVPDEYALYKQKSFTFNGIKQYNRNSLLWDESLDVDGIKTGHTSEAGYSLVTSATKNDMRLIAVVMGTSSERARKVESKKLLNYGFRFFETITPYKAGDSFAEQRVWMGNKENVSLGILEDTPITIPRGQHKNLKANFELDDTLEAPLAKGTKVGTLFLQLEGEDIAQYPLVTLEEIQEGSFFSKIYDYLRLQIM; encoded by the coding sequence ATGAAATCTATTAAACATAAAATTCTTACTGGTGTTTGCGGCTTAGTCTGTTCTGCCGCCGTATTTTCAGCCACCGCCCAAATTATTCCAGCGCCTCCTCAAGTTAATGCAAAAGGTTACTTTTTGGTGGACTTCACCACAGGTAAAGTCATTGCACAAGGCGAGGCTGATACCAAACTCGCACCGGCCAGCTTAACTAAAATGATGACCAGTTATGTAATTGGTACCGAAATTAATGCTGGTAATATTGCGCCTACCGATATGGTTACTGTTAGTGAAAAAGCGTGGGCAAAAAACTTCCCTGAATCATCAAAAATGTTTATTGAAGTCGGTAAACAAGTTAGTGTCGATGATCTTAACCATGGCATTATTATTCAATCAGGAAATGATGCATGTGTTGCTATGGCAGAGCATATTGCTGGTAGCGAAAGCGCGTTTGCAGATTTAATGAATGCTCACGCCGAAAAAATAGGCATGACTAATACGCATTTTGTTAATAGCCATGGCCTTGATACTGATGCGCATTATACAACGCCACGCGACATGGCAACATTAGGGGCTGCACTTATCAGAGATGTGCCTGATGAATACGCTCTATATAAACAAAAGTCTTTTACCTTCAATGGCATAAAGCAATATAACCGCAACTCTTTGTTGTGGGATGAAAGCCTAGATGTAGATGGTATTAAAACGGGTCACACGTCTGAGGCGGGTTACAGCTTAGTCACCTCTGCAACAAAAAACGACATGCGTTTAATTGCCGTTGTAATGGGCACCTCAAGTGAGCGCGCGCGTAAAGTAGAAAGTAAAAAACTACTAAACTATGGTTTTCGCTTTTTTGAAACAATTACCCCGTATAAAGCCGGCGACAGCTTTGCTGAGCAACGTGTTTGGATGGGCAATAAAGAGAATGTTTCTTTAGGAATTTTAGAAGATACACCTATTACTATTCCTCGTGGTCAGCATAAAAACCTTAAAGCAAACTTTGAGCTAGACGATACCCTTGAGGCACCTTTAGCTAAAGGCACAAAAGTAGGTACTTTATTTTTACAGCTTGAAGGCGAAGATATTGCACAATATCCGCTAGTTACACTTGAAGAAATACAAGAAGGTAGCTTCTTTAGTAAAATATATGACTACTTACGCTTACAGATTATGTAA
- the ybeD gene encoding DUF493 family protein YbeD, producing MVEPVKDTKFDEYLEYPCPFTFKIMGLANVNLTDQILAKLQPIAPGDYAPKVKPSSKGNYESVTLVATVTSGKHIEEIYNVISNIDDVRHML from the coding sequence GTGGTTGAACCTGTTAAAGACACTAAATTTGATGAGTACTTAGAGTACCCTTGCCCATTTACATTTAAAATTATGGGTCTAGCTAATGTAAACTTAACTGATCAAATTTTAGCTAAATTACAACCTATTGCTCCAGGTGATTATGCGCCAAAAGTAAAACCAAGCAGTAAAGGTAATTACGAGTCTGTAACGCTAGTAGCTACTGTAACAAGCGGCAAACACATTGAAGAAATTTACAACGTGATCAGCAACATCGATGACGTACGCCATATGCTTTAA
- the lipB gene encoding lipoyl(octanoyl) transferase LipB — protein MSENTLIVRQLGRQRYMPIWQKMQEFTDTRDENTPDEIWLVEHESVFTQGQAGKDEHLLAPGDIEVIKVDRGGQVTYHGPGQQMMYVLFNLRRLKIGVRELVTWLEECIIESLAEYGIDAYAKADAPGVYVNDSKIASLGLRVRRGCSFHGLALNVNMDLSPFLRINPCGYAGMNMVQTKELNGPQNLEAAGQGLVKHMIKKLNATQVKHTEGFENE, from the coding sequence GTGAGCGAAAACACCCTAATCGTACGCCAACTGGGTCGTCAGCGTTACATGCCGATTTGGCAAAAAATGCAAGAGTTTACCGACACCCGTGATGAAAATACCCCAGATGAAATTTGGCTGGTAGAGCACGAAAGTGTATTTACCCAAGGCCAAGCCGGTAAAGATGAGCACTTGCTCGCCCCAGGTGACATTGAAGTGATTAAAGTGGATCGTGGCGGACAAGTAACTTACCACGGCCCAGGTCAGCAAATGATGTATGTATTATTTAACTTACGTCGTTTAAAGATTGGCGTACGAGAGCTAGTAACATGGCTTGAGGAATGTATTATTGAATCCCTTGCTGAGTACGGTATTGATGCATACGCAAAAGCCGATGCACCCGGTGTTTACGTGAACGACAGCAAAATTGCCTCTTTAGGCCTAAGAGTTCGTCGTGGCTGCTCATTTCATGGTTTAGCATTAAATGTTAACATGGACCTAAGTCCATTTTTACGCATTAACCCTTGTGGTTATGCGGGCATGAATATGGTGCAAACTAAAGAATTAAATGGCCCTCAAAACCTTGAAGCTGCAGGTCAAGGGCTGGTAAAACACATGATCAAAAAGCTTAATGCAACACAGGTTAAGCATACTGAAGGGTTTGAAAACGAATGA
- the lipA gene encoding lipoyl synthase, whose protein sequence is MNKPVKMEPGVKLRDAEKMALIPVKVLPTEKTEMLRKPEWLKIRLPKSTERIDGIKQAMRKHGLHSVCEEASCPNLSECFNHGTATFMILGAICTRRCPFCDVAHGRPLKPDAAEPEKLALTIKDMKLSYVVITSVDRDDLRDGGAQHFADCIREIRKHNPEITIEILVPDFRGRMDRALEILIETPPDVFNHNLETAPRLYKLARPGADYKWSLELLRRFKEAHPEVKTKSGLMVGLGEEISEIEEVLRDLREHNVDMLTVGQYLQPSKHHLPVKRYVPPAEFDALKEYADEIGFTHAASGPFVRSSYHADQQAAGKEVK, encoded by the coding sequence ATGAATAAACCAGTCAAAATGGAACCAGGTGTAAAACTACGCGACGCAGAAAAAATGGCGTTGATCCCCGTTAAAGTTTTACCAACAGAAAAAACCGAAATGCTCCGTAAGCCAGAGTGGCTTAAAATCCGCTTACCCAAGTCAACCGAGCGGATTGACGGCATAAAACAAGCAATGCGTAAGCATGGCCTTCACTCTGTATGTGAAGAAGCCTCGTGCCCCAACTTATCAGAATGTTTTAACCACGGTACGGCGACCTTTATGATTTTAGGGGCTATTTGTACACGTCGTTGCCCATTTTGTGATGTAGCACATGGCCGTCCATTAAAGCCCGATGCAGCAGAGCCTGAAAAGCTTGCACTGACCATTAAAGACATGAAGCTAAGCTACGTAGTGATCACTTCGGTAGACCGTGATGATTTACGTGACGGTGGCGCTCAGCACTTTGCCGATTGTATCCGTGAAATTCGCAAGCACAATCCAGAAATCACCATTGAGATATTAGTCCCTGATTTTCGTGGTCGTATGGACAGAGCGTTGGAAATATTAATTGAAACGCCGCCAGATGTATTTAACCACAACCTAGAAACAGCACCACGTTTGTACAAATTGGCGCGTCCAGGTGCTGATTACAAGTGGTCACTTGAATTATTACGTCGCTTTAAAGAAGCACACCCTGAGGTTAAAACTAAATCGGGGTTAATGGTTGGTTTAGGTGAAGAAATTAGCGAAATTGAAGAAGTACTGCGTGATTTACGTGAGCACAACGTTGATATGCTAACCGTAGGCCAATACCTACAACCCTCTAAGCATCACTTACCAGTAAAACGCTACGTGCCGCCTGCTGAGTTTGATGCACTAAAAGAGTATGCTGATGAAATTGGCTTTACACACGCGGCTTCTGGCCCGTTTGTACGCTCAAGCTATCACGCAGATCAACAAGCAGCGGGTAAAGAAGTAAAATAA
- a CDS encoding RNA recognition motif domain-containing protein, with product MKLLVRNLSRATTEHELRTLFTAHGKVTTCNLVLDKETGQSKGFAFVEMPNDIEVKGAIKALNQTTVDKSKIRVKLADA from the coding sequence ATGAAACTATTAGTTCGCAACTTATCTCGTGCTACCACTGAGCATGAGCTTCGTACTTTATTTACAGCGCACGGTAAAGTGACCACCTGTAACTTAGTACTCGATAAAGAAACTGGCCAATCAAAAGGTTTTGCTTTTGTAGAAATGCCAAACGACATTGAAGTTAAAGGCGCTATTAAAGCCCTTAATCAAACAACCGTTGATAAAAGCAAAATCCGCGTAAAACTAGCCGATGCTTAA
- a CDS encoding phosphotransferase enzyme family protein produces MNSIPIEVYLSESFGLDDKHASIKPIGSGHINTTMLLSTPKRSLVVQKLNTVVFPKPQLLVDNARLIERHLSKKQQVGEFNLAIVRHVATTQHDYLVNNNNDTWRALEFIGGSYSEDVVNTVSQAQTAANAFGQFAAALEDFDANKLHAVIPNFHNLAMRAEVFKQVINADPHKRVAHCQEEVDFCLSQFSLIDELNALAGKVPIRVCHNDTKINNMLFCSDSNDAKAVIDLDTCMPGYWLNDFGDMVRTFCSAEQEDSTALEKVGVREDIFAAIVKGYVEPLKSVLTAAEKQSFWLGAKVMPFMIGLRFLTDYIDGDNYFSVKYERHNLDRAKNQFALYRDIVSKQQVLKAMLTQI; encoded by the coding sequence ATGAATTCAATTCCTATAGAAGTTTACTTATCTGAGAGTTTTGGCCTTGACGATAAGCATGCGAGTATAAAACCCATTGGTAGTGGGCATATCAATACTACCATGTTATTGAGCACACCTAAGCGGTCATTGGTTGTACAGAAGCTCAATACGGTGGTATTCCCAAAACCACAGTTACTTGTTGATAATGCAAGATTAATAGAACGACACTTAAGCAAAAAGCAGCAAGTAGGTGAGTTCAACTTAGCAATTGTGCGGCATGTAGCAACAACTCAGCATGACTATTTAGTAAATAATAATAACGATACTTGGCGAGCCCTTGAGTTTATTGGTGGCAGTTACAGCGAAGATGTGGTTAATACTGTTAGCCAAGCGCAAACCGCGGCTAATGCATTTGGCCAATTTGCTGCAGCATTAGAGGATTTTGACGCTAACAAATTACATGCAGTTATCCCTAACTTTCATAATTTAGCCATGCGTGCAGAGGTTTTTAAGCAAGTTATTAACGCCGATCCTCATAAACGTGTAGCTCATTGTCAGGAGGAGGTTGATTTTTGCTTGTCGCAGTTCTCACTCATTGATGAGCTCAATGCATTAGCTGGAAAAGTCCCTATTCGCGTGTGTCATAACGATACTAAAATAAACAACATGCTATTTTGTTCAGATTCAAATGATGCAAAAGCGGTGATTGATTTAGACACCTGTATGCCAGGTTATTGGCTTAATGACTTTGGCGATATGGTCAGAACATTCTGCTCTGCAGAGCAAGAAGATTCAACAGCGCTTGAAAAAGTAGGTGTTCGTGAAGACATTTTTGCAGCAATTGTTAAAGGTTACGTTGAACCATTAAAGTCAGTATTAACGGCCGCAGAAAAACAAAGCTTTTGGTTAGGTGCTAAAGTAATGCCTTTTATGATTGGCTTACGCTTTTTAACCGACTATATAGACGGCGATAATTACTTTAGTGTTAAATATGAGAGACACAATTTAGATCGCGCAAAAAATCAATTTGCGTTGTACAGGGATATAGTAAGTAAGCAGCAGGTATTAAAGGCGATGTTAACTCAGATATAA
- a CDS encoding glycosyltransferase family protein: protein MKKHKLSLVVLAGGLGSRFGGNKQIAAIPGLNCTIMELSITDAYRAGVTQVVLIINQAVRSEIEHTILPRLPKALDVVLVEQHNALVPDAYKALSQQRIKPWGTGHALLCAKAYINNPAIVITADDYYGASSFLLLSEHFKNSPEWAMVGYPIINTLSEHGGVNRGVCSIADGRLVAVTEYLNIQKESAHIVGNNPQGLRIKISQDALGSMSFWGVTPCFFDYLQQGFETFLQQYNVNTQQEYYLPDQIQQAINVKAQPVFVYTAKEPWFGVTYKSELTSIAATLCALRQA, encoded by the coding sequence ATGAAAAAACATAAACTGAGTTTGGTTGTGCTTGCGGGTGGCTTAGGTAGTCGCTTTGGTGGCAATAAACAAATAGCAGCAATCCCTGGGCTAAATTGCACGATTATGGAGTTAAGCATTACTGATGCGTATCGCGCCGGTGTGACACAGGTTGTACTGATCATCAATCAAGCCGTTCGCAGTGAGATAGAACACACTATTTTACCTCGCTTACCTAAAGCCCTTGACGTGGTATTAGTAGAGCAACATAACGCGCTTGTTCCTGATGCATACAAAGCACTATCACAGCAACGTATAAAACCATGGGGCACAGGGCATGCGTTACTGTGTGCCAAAGCATATATTAACAACCCTGCAATTGTTATTACCGCAGATGACTATTATGGTGCGTCTTCATTTTTATTGCTTAGTGAGCATTTTAAAAATAGCCCCGAATGGGCAATGGTGGGGTACCCGATTATCAATACCCTCTCTGAGCACGGTGGGGTTAATCGCGGAGTATGTAGTATTGCTGATGGAAGGCTTGTTGCAGTGACGGAATATTTAAATATTCAAAAAGAGTCTGCACATATTGTTGGAAATAATCCGCAGGGCTTGCGTATAAAAATTAGCCAAGATGCGCTAGGATCTATGAGTTTTTGGGGGGTCACGCCGTGCTTTTTTGATTATTTGCAACAAGGTTTTGAGACGTTTTTACAGCAATATAACGTTAATACTCAGCAAGAATATTACTTACCTGATCAAATCCAGCAAGCGATTAATGTAAAAGCACAGCCTGTATTTGTATACACTGCAAAAGAGCCTTGGTTTGGGGTTACCTATAAATCAGAACTGACAAGCATTGCGGCTACTTTGTGCGCATTACGTCAAGCGTAA
- a CDS encoding flavodoxin, with protein MAHISIFVGSVYGGAERLSEQVSDTLEQAGHQVSVFEQPTLDDIKNASHILIVTSTTGQGDIPDNLADLYHQLNSTFPMLTDKPFGIVAMGDRSYGDTFCGAGRNFDELLRDLQAKPVGNRLEIDACEDFEPWPVTEPWLQAWLGKLPS; from the coding sequence ATGGCACATATTAGTATTTTTGTTGGCAGCGTGTATGGCGGTGCAGAGCGATTAAGTGAGCAAGTTAGCGACACGCTAGAGCAAGCTGGTCATCAGGTTAGTGTCTTCGAGCAGCCTACTTTAGATGATATAAAAAATGCTTCGCATATTTTAATTGTTACCTCGACCACTGGGCAAGGCGATATTCCTGATAATTTAGCGGATCTTTATCATCAATTAAATAGTACTTTTCCAATGCTAACAGACAAGCCTTTTGGTATTGTTGCCATGGGTGATAGAAGTTACGGTGATACGTTTTGTGGGGCAGGGCGCAACTTTGATGAGCTACTACGTGATTTACAAGCTAAACCTGTTGGTAACCGACTAGAAATTGATGCCTGTGAAGACTTTGAGCCATGGCCGGTAACTGAGCCTTGGTTGCAAGCTTGGCTTGGTAAATTACCCTCATAA
- the truC gene encoding tRNA pseudouridine(65) synthase TruC, producing MSERPEPIEYGELSILYQDENYVAIDKPSGLLVHRSFLDKHETQFAMQMLRDQIGQHVFPVHRLDRPTSGVLLFALSSEAARDMNQLFIEGTITKRYLALVRGFAPESVFLDKPLKEELDKIADKFADQDKAAQEAQTQFNCLHQAALPIPIGKYPTVRYSLVECFPKTGRKHQIRRHLKHLSLPIIGDVNHGDNQHNQFFREHFSLRRLMLFASELSFVHPYNNEPITIKAPLGDAMLNICKQLGWPEQEEDY from the coding sequence ATGAGTGAGCGCCCAGAGCCTATTGAATACGGCGAACTGTCGATTCTTTATCAAGATGAAAATTATGTAGCAATAGATAAACCCTCTGGGCTACTTGTTCATCGCTCATTTTTAGATAAACATGAAACTCAATTTGCAATGCAAATGCTGCGCGATCAAATAGGGCAACATGTGTTTCCTGTTCACCGTCTTGATAGGCCTACTTCGGGTGTATTACTGTTTGCATTAAGCTCAGAGGCGGCGCGTGATATGAATCAATTATTTATTGAGGGCACAATAACAAAACGTTATTTAGCGTTGGTACGCGGGTTTGCGCCTGAATCTGTTTTTTTAGATAAACCGTTAAAAGAAGAGCTCGACAAAATAGCCGATAAGTTTGCTGATCAAGACAAAGCCGCGCAAGAAGCACAAACACAATTTAATTGTTTGCATCAAGCTGCGCTGCCTATCCCAATAGGAAAATACCCAACGGTTCGTTATTCTTTGGTAGAGTGTTTTCCTAAAACGGGTCGCAAACATCAAATACGCCGGCATTTAAAGCACTTGTCTTTACCTATTATTGGTGATGTAAATCATGGCGATAACCAGCATAATCAGTTTTTTAGGGAGCATTTTTCGCTTCGCCGTCTAATGTTGTTTGCATCAGAGCTTAGCTTTGTGCACCCTTATAATAATGAACCCATAACAATTAAAGCGCCGCTGGGTGATGCAATGTTAAACATTTGCAAACAGCTGGGGTGGCCAGAACAAGAAGAGGATTATTAA
- a CDS encoding YqcC family protein, with the protein MYQQTHIYLQQLAALLKKHQLWQVEPLNPDLLDSSVPFCHDTLAFEQWLQFVFIEKLQRLIDNKQPLPRNFAVAPMAQMTLTDKSGSEDIIALLTQLDSYLGEPNE; encoded by the coding sequence ATGTACCAGCAAACCCACATATATTTACAGCAATTAGCGGCGCTACTTAAAAAGCATCAACTGTGGCAGGTTGAGCCACTGAATCCCGATTTATTAGATTCTAGCGTACCGTTTTGTCACGATACACTGGCATTTGAACAATGGTTGCAGTTTGTATTTATTGAAAAGTTACAGCGGCTAATTGACAACAAGCAGCCGTTACCGCGCAATTTTGCAGTCGCCCCGATGGCGCAAATGACACTCACTGATAAATCAGGCAGCGAAGACATTATCGCTTTACTGACCCAATTAGATTCATATTTAGGAGAGCCTAATGAGTGA
- a CDS encoding DUF3549 family protein produces the protein MSEHIATLGQLLDGAGTQWRAFDIGRHITKLDKQQFLAVEQAQIPYPYPLAGHAWLAIQFWDSKASKEPYVWFLKFPLDEQSKLVSASRDHFADMVIQALGTEITGEQADGTLDNNPYVFTPNANKLAAFNAQVKVLLKQPASQYYEHAQLYFSGQIGFDNWQNVALQGIADFAYRLHSADNLKHLQAAWPKLPVEVLQPLSAMLEHIEIPPSLSELLLSYGQTALSNNDVVAASAALRAISSGQAAGLSAQLVDCALNSPLGQDSDILLTIAGRCFKQLEQPQRLHVFMDNCAHHEKIAELFPSVFADLVAIETIRPHLLALLREENRSETLARAIGRLFS, from the coding sequence ATGAGTGAACATATAGCTACGTTAGGCCAGCTTTTAGATGGTGCAGGCACTCAATGGCGTGCTTTTGATATTGGCAGGCACATTACCAAGCTTGATAAACAACAATTTTTAGCCGTTGAACAAGCGCAAATTCCTTACCCTTACCCATTAGCAGGTCATGCATGGTTAGCGATTCAGTTTTGGGATAGCAAAGCCAGTAAAGAACCCTATGTGTGGTTCTTAAAATTCCCACTTGATGAGCAAAGTAAGTTAGTAAGCGCGAGCCGTGATCACTTTGCTGATATGGTTATTCAGGCACTAGGAACAGAAATTACCGGCGAGCAAGCCGATGGCACACTCGATAACAACCCTTATGTATTTACTCCGAACGCGAATAAATTAGCGGCGTTCAATGCACAAGTTAAAGTGTTGCTAAAGCAACCAGCGTCTCAATACTACGAGCACGCCCAACTCTACTTTAGTGGCCAAATTGGCTTTGATAATTGGCAAAATGTCGCGTTACAAGGCATTGCCGATTTTGCTTATCGTCTTCATAGTGCTGATAACTTAAAGCACTTACAAGCAGCGTGGCCTAAATTACCAGTTGAAGTATTACAGCCATTAAGTGCAATGCTTGAACACATCGAAATACCGCCCTCGTTAAGTGAGTTATTGTTAAGTTATGGGCAAACCGCCCTTAGTAATAATGATGTTGTTGCGGCCTCTGCCGCGCTGCGTGCAATATCATCAGGGCAAGCAGCAGGGCTTAGCGCACAACTTGTTGACTGCGCGCTTAACTCACCTTTAGGGCAAGATTCTGATATTTTGTTGACCATTGCTGGTCGCTGCTTCAAACAGTTAGAACAGCCACAGCGTTTACATGTGTTTATGGATAACTGTGCGCATCATGAGAAAATAGCTGAATTATTTCCTAGCGTTTTTGCAGATTTAGTTGCAATTGAGACTATTCGCCCTCACTTATTAGCTTTATTACGTGAAGAAAACAGAAGCGAGACATTAGCTCGCGCAATTGGAAGGTTATTCTCTTAA
- a CDS encoding DUF3301 domain-containing protein, with protein MASLWTFILIGAVIYFFWLNRKIAEAANVHAKRQSEQLQVQLMSVACNKRRFGILKSGKPGMKSEFIFEFSSDGENAYQGVLIMEDEKLKSVVVPPHRI; from the coding sequence ATGGCTAGTTTATGGACGTTCATACTTATTGGTGCTGTAATTTATTTTTTTTGGCTAAATCGTAAAATAGCCGAAGCAGCGAACGTTCATGCCAAACGCCAAAGCGAGCAATTGCAAGTGCAACTTATGAGTGTAGCTTGCAACAAGCGTCGATTTGGCATTTTAAAAAGTGGTAAACCGGGCATGAAAAGCGAATTTATTTTTGAGTTTTCAAGTGACGGTGAAAACGCCTACCAAGGGGTATTAATCATGGAAGATGAAAAACTAAAAAGTGTGGTTGTGCCACCACATAGAATATAA
- a CDS encoding DUF6988 family protein: protein MESLLERSNLLLNELNMIISLGPNKSSKRCLGSWVMCDIAIEHAHSLQNLMEIGNCTSAISLLRLQFDALTRSVWLLWGASEKKVDRIMQDLSINTANADNGLPSHCEMIKQIDGKAPAEATRMLTEFRDVTWKASSSYVHGGIHAMKRHGEGYPLQLLEQILVNSNGLVMLSAVHLATMTGNMHVLNDITRIRDTYRNILPKLNFK, encoded by the coding sequence ATGGAGTCACTTCTAGAACGTTCGAACTTATTACTCAATGAATTAAACATGATTATTTCTCTTGGCCCGAATAAGAGTAGTAAACGATGTTTAGGCAGTTGGGTAATGTGTGATATTGCAATTGAACATGCTCACTCTCTACAAAACTTAATGGAGATTGGTAACTGCACTTCAGCAATATCGCTGTTAAGGCTTCAATTTGATGCTTTAACAAGATCTGTATGGCTACTCTGGGGAGCTTCTGAGAAAAAAGTTGATCGGATCATGCAAGACTTATCTATAAATACGGCTAATGCTGATAATGGCCTACCTTCGCATTGCGAAATGATTAAGCAGATTGATGGCAAAGCACCAGCTGAAGCTACTCGAATGCTAACTGAGTTTAGAGATGTTACTTGGAAAGCTTCAAGCTCTTACGTACACGGTGGAATTCATGCGATGAAACGACACGGTGAAGGATACCCGTTACAGTTGTTGGAACAAATACTAGTTAATTCAAATGGATTAGTAATGTTATCAGCTGTCCATTTGGCAACAATGACGGGTAACATGCATGTTTTAAATGATATTACCCGTATTCGAGATACATACCGAAATATCCTACCAAAGCTAAATTTTAAATAA
- a CDS encoding HNH endonuclease family protein translates to MIYRDRTSIAVPGSCDGQNSAASEELQKATAFYNNYVPGEKAYSFKVYKNADISRALHSLFKKKCAYCESYYLDVHPTDIEHFRPKARIQKEGEQGTISPGYWWLAADWSNLLPSCIDCNRKRGHLIRNNQINLGKSDHFPIYPTSNTLRVQGSEVNEIPLLINPCEENPSDYLTFYPVCERPIAKPVNQSGVSRLKAKASIKYFGLNRPELVESRAKTYKGLQRCFFRIERYFKRQEEEGIDFTNEIEEELLIIKEDYLDDSQPYSVACKEMFKLWLHTSQMRGV, encoded by the coding sequence ATGATATATAGAGACCGTACCTCAATTGCTGTTCCAGGCTCTTGTGACGGCCAAAACTCAGCAGCAAGTGAAGAGCTACAAAAAGCAACAGCATTCTATAACAACTATGTTCCAGGTGAGAAGGCATACAGCTTTAAAGTATATAAGAATGCTGACATCAGCAGAGCATTGCATAGTTTATTCAAAAAAAAATGTGCTTACTGTGAAAGTTATTATCTTGATGTACATCCTACTGACATTGAGCACTTCAGACCTAAAGCCAGAATTCAAAAAGAAGGAGAACAAGGAACGATTAGTCCTGGGTACTGGTGGTTAGCTGCCGACTGGAGCAACTTATTACCGTCTTGTATAGATTGTAACCGTAAGAGGGGTCACTTAATACGTAATAATCAAATCAATCTAGGTAAATCTGACCACTTTCCTATATATCCCACATCAAACACGCTAAGAGTTCAGGGTAGTGAAGTAAATGAAATCCCGCTACTTATTAATCCGTGTGAAGAGAATCCTTCAGACTACCTAACATTTTATCCAGTGTGTGAGCGTCCCATCGCAAAGCCTGTGAATCAATCCGGCGTTAGTCGGCTAAAAGCTAAAGCTTCTATCAAATATTTTGGATTAAATAGACCGGAATTAGTCGAAAGTAGAGCGAAAACTTACAAAGGGCTACAACGCTGTTTTTTTCGAATAGAAAGATATTTTAAACGACAGGAAGAAGAGGGAATAGACTTTACCAATGAAATCGAGGAAGAGTTATTAATTATTAAAGAAGATTACCTTGATGATTCTCAACCTTACTCTGTAGCTTGCAAAGAGATGTTTAAACTGTGGCTACATACCTCTCAGATGAGAGGGGTTTAA